In Chiloscyllium punctatum isolate Juve2018m chromosome 18, sChiPun1.3, whole genome shotgun sequence, the sequence GAAGTGAGTTTGGTTATTGTCAGGAAAGGTGGTtaaatgggtctttttttttcacttgaaaTGTGAATGATCTAAAAATAGCACAGTCCAGATTCTGTGCAGAGTAGATAGTAGGACAGTGTGGTTATTCAGGTGGGTGAGGTTGGTAATCAGGTAGCTGACTGAGATCTCTGCCTGTTAGTCATGTTCATGTCCTGTGTCTGGTCAATGATCTCTCGAGCATCCAGTACTGAACAACAATGTTTCTAACCTGCAGTGCAGGGATACCTAGTGGTTGTCTCCAATAAGGACCTTCTCGGTACTCTGCCACACTAGCGCACTGCCTCCCTAAGATACAGGCCAGGGGTTGCAGTTGGTGTTTTTTTATTTTTTCAGATCCTCATTTCTGGGAGGTCAAAATGTCTGCTATTCTGATCACAATCGACAGATGACATTCTGCTTTTGTCACTCACTTCAATTAATTGGAAGGGAATTAAAATGGTGGATGGGTCACTTTCTGATTGTGCCAAGGATGAAAGTAATGCTTTCTTCCCACTTTATCTCCACTTGCAGTCCTCTTACTTTGACCGGGATGATGTTGCCCTGCGTCACTTTGCTGAGTTCTTCAAGGAGCAGTCCCATGAGGAACGGGAACACGCTGAGAAACTGATGGCATTCCAGAATAAACGTGGAGGCCgagtcctcctgcaggatgtcaaGGTTGGCTTCTGTAAACTTTGGAGATTCCAGTGTTTTGTGTGAACTCCAATTGACTGGTATCAGTCAAATCTGTTGAGCCTCAAGACTGAATAAATACAATATGAATTGGAGATTGTATTGGTGAGCAATGCACTGAATTGGAGACTATTTTGCACTTGTGAAACAGCAATAGGCAATTGGGATGATCCAGAATACTGGATGGAGAGAATCATTCTCATGTAAGAATGATAAACGATATAACCTCCAGCTATCAATTCCAATGCCCCCCTCCTGAGGTAAGAATGAGAGAATCCATAGGGGTGGAAGGTAGCAGCATCTCCAAGATGTTTCTAATGGGCTGATCAAAAGGGATAGAACAGTAAAGCAAGGAATTACATTTGGATTATACCTTTTCAAAATGTGCTTTCACAGTATGGTATGTTTCTAAATTTTAAGCTCTGGGAACAGTGACATCTCAAGGAGTCAGTAAAATCTAACTCTTTGGAATAATGGACTGATCTGATGTAGCCTGTGATCCACCTGTCTGAGTTGAGCTGTTTATTTTCTCTCCTGACTTCCCTTCTTCCAGAAGCCAGAGCAGGATGAGTGGGGCAATGGTCTGGCGGCAATGCAGAGAGCTCTGCAGATGGAGAAGGATGTGAACCAGAGTCTGCTGGATCTGCACAAACTCTCCTctggccacactgaccctcatgtgagttcttcattttttttctctcaacatTTGGCAGGAAATTATCTTTGTTTACTCCTTGGTTGGGTGGTGGGTGGGTTCCAATTCTAATCTGCCTACCTCCTGCAGgctgaaatcataagcttttcaACAGGCATCCCAGAGTGCACCTCTCCCCCTTCACAATGTGGGGGAGATTTCCCACATCTGTATTGGGACATCACTTTTTTCAGGTGCATGGTTTGTTCCTTGAGGCTAATCTTTGTCTCCTCTTCCAGCTGTGTGACTTCCTGGAGAGGCACTACTTGGATGAGCAAGTGAAGATGATCAAGAAGCTGGGAGatcacatcaccaacctgaagagactgggagcccctgagaatggcctgggagagtacctgtttgacaggctcACCCTGAGCTGAGTGGGATTCAAGGACTCCATTTGTTGGACATGGTGACTTCATTCTAGTGGATGACTTTGGTTGTGCTCTGCACAAAATTAAAATAGTGTTCACCATGGAACGGAGTACTGTGTGTAACTACTTCGTTTCATTGGGTTCTTGGGGTTTTGATGTTTAACAGCTGATTATTAAATCCTTTTTTCTCAACCTTGTTTCGATGCTTGTCCCAATAATTTGTTCTGTTTTATTTCTGTGTAGAGGGATTTTTGGACTAAGTGAGCAATTCTCATCATTGGAAATTCCACAACAGCTTAAGCTTTTTAGCTTGTAAGGAATACTCACTATCTGCCTGTGCTCACTGGAACAAGGTTACAGCAACAGCCTCTAGTCAACAGTTAGAAATCTAATCCCAGTCCAAATGTTTGACACAACTGCTATACTCTGAGCAATTCTTTCAACTTTtttaaaactgaagcaaaaaactggCTGCTGCAACTCAGGAAGAAGACCTGCTGGGAAAACTTGGGTTTGGCAGTATGTGGGGCGTGAAATCAGTTGAGAACAGTTGCTAGACCTGaaatactgatttttttttttttttctcttgcaaTAGCTACTGTTTTCCAGCTATTTGGTTTGATGTTTAGATTCTGATTGGTTAAATCATCTAAAATTGCTCCTCTTACAAGAATATAAAGATTGAATATCTTGCTTGGAGGTACACTACCTTTGACTGTTCTTGGATAAGCTATACTTGTTTATTTATGGTGGTTTTCCGAAGCTGGGAAATGGTTTCTCTCATCCATGTTTCAGGCTGGAGAATGAAGATTCTGCTTTTTGATTGGCATCAGTGTCTCTAGTCTACTTGGCTAATAACTATCCTCTGTGAGGAAATGCAACAGTGCCTACCTTAACCCCCCCATGGGACAAATATAGCAATTCTGTTTTTTCTGCTCTTGCAATGCAGGGGAGTCAAATGCTGAAGGCAGCTCTAGGACCAGAGTAGCATTTGCAGGATTGTGTTCCAATTATTTTTCCTTTCAACTTTCATGAAATCAGCTCTCCTTCAACTATACTCTGCATGGGGTGTGGAGTCACTGTGACATTGACCTATTTCTTAGGGAAATCTAACAGGTGACTGGTACTGATCGGGTGCATCATAATCATAGCCCATGATAGAATAAGGGGGTCACTAAATAACTCGGTTATGACTGATCAATCATCATAAGGCTACACTGTTCATTTTTCTCAAACTGAACTGAGATAAATGGGGCAGGTGGGTGTCTTTGGGGACTGGGGAGACAGTGTTTCCCATTTACATTGATAGAATTTCCAATGTCCGCTACAAATGTAAACTTTGGTAATTTACACGTCAATACTATTGGGATTGAAAATGCATAATGTGCTTTAAATTTGCACACACGGCTCGGTCAAATGTTCTTTTTCCAATCTCCCAGTGTGCAAACAGAGAGTCCATTTTGCAGGCTTGAGCAGGCTCTGAATGTTGATATTAGAAATGATGCTCCAAGTGATAAGGCTATCTATGGATTTGGTTATGTTCATCAGTTCTCAGGTGGTGGTGGTTCCCTGTGTGCATTTTGATTTTTGGGCTTGAGTCTTTTAATTTGGAGGATGGATGTTATCAGTTTCAGTTTGGGGAAAGACAAAGTAGCCACCTTTAATGATTTCATTGACAGGGAATTTCGTGATCATTGCTGGGGAATTGGCTTGGGAGGGGGGTTGTCAGTCTTTATACGGGGGAGTGTACAAACAACACTCCACGATCTTGACACCCTCCACTTCAAAGCAACCCACTTCATTGGCACAATAGCCACCAACATTCATTCCTTCCACCCACTGACACTTAACTACTGCAAGGTGTACCATCTACCAAATGCTGTAGGAATTTGCCAACAtgttccaaacccataaccactccCATGTAGAAGGAAGAGGGCAAAGATACATAGCAACTCCACCCTTGCACGTTTGTCTCTGAGCCACTCACCAGTTTGACTcagggaaatatatcgctgttcttcctctgttgctgagtcaaaatcctggattccTACCGAACACGATTGTGGGTCTACATCTACCAAATGGACAACAGCAGTAAGTCAAGAAGAAAAATCACCACCACCTTGACaagggtaattaaggatgggcaataaatactggcctagccaacaGCACCCTCAGCCAGGGAGTGAATTAAAACTAGCAAGATCTGATTACTTTCCCCAGGGAGAGGCACTGGGAGCCATAATGTTTCATGAGGTTCGACAATGTTATCAATGAAGGGCCATCAATAAAATGATGACTCTACATCAGGTGACACATGACCATGAGAGCAGAATGTTCAAAGTTTAATGGAGTGGACGAGACTGTCAGATACAGGACACTGAGGGAAGTGTAAAGTGATCCACTTCTGACCAAGAAAGACAATTCACAGTGTTTTACAAAAGGTGACGTCTTCTGCTTGTTATCAAAACTAATGATCAAAATGAAATTATTCAGACAATTGGATACAAATGTGGTAAACTGATGTAAAAACACAAAACAAAGGGATGAGCATAATTGAAATGTTTATGGTGATAAATGGATTTGACAGAGTAGATAGAGGGGAACTGTTTCTTCACAATGGGTCAAATAGAACTGAAGATGTGGAATGGGATTAGAATCTTCACATTAGAACTAAACTGTCCAGGATAATGTTCGGAATGGCTTCTTCACACGAAGGATAgtgaacgcacacacacatgcacaagcacacaaaATTACAGCTCACAACACTGACACGGTGCTTCACAGAATGTAGAGCCAGCTCAAGTGGCAAGGAAATGTCGATTTGTGATCTCCCTCCTGCTGTAGCCTTTACCCACCCCCGTGGTTAGCAGACAAGTATCTTCTGCCTGGATAGATGGCCGTTGAGGATTTGATTTCCATTGCACTTTACCGGgatcctcccctctgaccttaccATCCTGGGTGGCCCTGCCAGGAGGTGGAAACCTCTTGAGGTATCTCTCTCAGACTCAACGGGACACTCGAGGCCCTCCATCACAGCGAGGTGACAATCCACAGAAAGGTCAGTCAGGAGATAGAGGCAGGGAAACACTGTTCAGATGCAGAtcatccacagaatcacagaattgttatggcacaggaggaggccattcagcccggtTGTTTTCTCATGAACCTGTCCAGAGATGTTAtcagacacctctggagcaggtagggtCTGGCACCCAAACCTCCTGGCCCAGACAGAGGCACACTACCCCAGTGCTACAAGACCCTTACTACCCAggttattgaaacataaaattagAGAAAAAAGGAATGGGAGTCAGCTGTTCACCCTTCCACCATTCCATATGATTATGGCTAATCATCTAATTCAGTACCATCTTCCCATTCTCCATCCAACATTTTGATCCCTTTCGCCCTAAGAGCTGTACCTAACTCCTTCTTGGAAACATTCAATCTTTTAGTCTCAATGTTTTCTGTGgctgagaattccacaggctccccactctctgggttaagacatttctcctcatctcagtcctaaacagCTTATCCCATGTCACTGCActttccccctccccctacccccGACCCCCGACCCCCGACCCCCGACTCTGAACTCCCCACCATTGAAAACTGCACATCTTTCTCTCCCATTTTCAACACAACAGGCTGAGAAACTGACTCCCCTTCTTCCTTGAGCCGCTCTTGCAGTTGGTCACAACaaactttattttaaaagaaTACTTGAAAACCTTTCCTCATCCAAATCTATTTCTTTCAAAAGGACACAAACTCACTGTGACCTGATTGAGATGCTGCTGAGTGACCTCCTGCGGTTCCAATCACAGAATAATCATCCAGACCTGACTCGAATCTACACCTCTGATCAGCTCTGGTTCACacatccaccccctctctctcattgggGGGCCTATGTTCAAGGGTGATTCCTGATTGGCTGTCAGGAATTGTCAATCTTCATTGGTGATACCTCTCCCTGGAGGATAAATTCAAATGCCTGCAGGAGTGAGGTATGGGTCTGTAGTTGTCTAGGTGATAGTGAGTAGGAATAGTGAAGATGGCCTTCTAAGTGTGTCAGAACTACCACAAGGACTGTGAGGATGCTGTTAACAAGCAGATCAACCTGGAGCTCTATTCCTCCTATGTCTATCTCTCCATGGTGAGGCTTGTGGGCTTGAAGGTTCTATTTTAAAGTTGTGACTGTGATATAACTGTCTGGAGCGTCTAGGAATTTCCTTGGTCATATGCTTGAGCAAATTCAATATATTGAAATTGTTGTTGGGTTTTTTCCCCCTGGATGCACTTAATCCTGAAGCTCTGTTGTAATTTTAGAATTCTCTTAAATTATAACTTGCCTCTTGAGTAAGGGTCCCTAGTTATATTGTAACTCTGCACAATGTAACCACTGGCAATTACCCTCCTGACTGCAGTGGCTGGTGTTGTCTTAATTCTCTTTAGTTATAGTCTGTTCacgacattggtttggccactgtttgaATCTTGTGTTCAATGCTGGTCCCcctcctgttggaaagatgttgaaaaatgtttgaaagggttcagaaaagatttacaaagatgttgcctgggatggaggatttgagctattgggaaaggctgaacaggctggggctattttttttttttgtttccctggagtgttcgaggctgaggggtgacctcaagttgataaaatcatgtggggcatggataggatcgaCAAAGCCATTTCACTGTAGTAtggaagtccagaattagagggcataggtttagggtgagaggggaatgtcatgagacccaaggggcaacttttccactcTGGGTagtatgtgtttggaatgagttgccagaagaagtggtggatgctagtacaatggcaacattttaacagccatctggatgggtatatgaataggaagggtttggaggcatacaggcaggtgggactagattgggttgggatatctggatggtGTAATGAGTTGGAGTGAAGTTTGTttacgtgctgtacatctgactccataatgaatctgtttttcaaaaaacTTTCTCTAAACCAAATGTATTGAATTTAAAAACTGTCCAAATAATGAAGCTGTTGTCTTTTGTTGAAGATGAAGTGAGTTTACTTATTGTAAGGAAAGGTGGTTAAATGGCACTTTTTTCACTTGAAATGTGAATGATCTTAAACAAAAAAGCACAATCCAGATTCTGTGCAGAGTAGATAGCAGGACAGTGTGGTTATTCAGGTGGGTGAGGTTGGTAATCGGGTAGCTGACTGAGATCTCTGCCTGTTAGTCATGTTCATGTCGTGTGTCTGGTCAATGATCTTTCTCGCATCCAGTACTGAGCAGGAATGTTTCTAACCTGCAGTGCAGGGATGTCTAATGGTTGTCTCCAATAAGGACCTTCTCAGTACTCTGCCACACTAGCACACTGCCTCCCTAAGATACAGGCCAGGGGTTGGAGTTAGTGTTTTGTCTTTCAGATCCTCATTTCTGGGAGGTCAAAATGTCTGCTCTTCTGATCACAATCGACAGATGACATTCTGCTTTTGTCACTCACTTTTCAATTAATTGGAAGGGAATTGAAATGGTGGATGGGTCACTTTCTGATTGTGCCAAGGATGAAAGTAATGCTTTCTTCCCACTTTATCTCCACTTGCAGTCCTCTTACTTTGACCGGGATGATGTTGCCCTGCGTCACTTTGCTGAGTTCTTCAAGGAGCAGTCCCATGAGGAACGGGAACACGCTGAGAAACTGATGGCATTCCAGAATAAACGTGGAGGCCgagtcctcctgcaggatgtcaaGGTTGGCTTCTGTAAACTTTGGAGATTCCAGTGTTTTGTGTGAACTCCAATTGACTGGTATCAGTCAAATCTGTTGAGCCTCAAGACTGAATAAATCCAATATGAATTGGAGATTGTATTGGTGAGCAATGCACTGAATTGGAGACTATTTTGCACTTGTGAAACAGCAATAGGCAATTGGGATGATCCAGAATACTGGATGGAGAGAATCATTCTCTTGTAAGAATGATATACTATATAACCTCAGCTATCAATTCCAAGGCCCCTCTACAGTGGTAAGAATGAGAATCCATAGGGGTAGAAGGTAGCAGCATCTCCAAGATGTTTCTAATGGGCTGATCAAAAGGGATAGAACAGTAAAGCGAGGAATTACATTTGGATTATACCTCTTCAAAATGTGCTTTCACAGTATGGTATGCTTCTAAATTTTAAGCTCTGGGAACCGTGACATCTCAAGGAGTCAGTAAAATGTAACTCTTTGGAATAATGGACTGATCTGATGTAGCCTGTGATCCACCTGTCTGAGATgagctgttttttttctctcctgaCTTCCCTTCCTCCAGAAGCCAGAGCAGGATGAGTGGGGCAATGGTCTGGAGGCAATGCAGAGAGCTCTGCAGATGGAGAAGGATGTGAACCAGAGTCTGCTGGATCTGCACAAACTCTCCTctggccacactgaccctcatgtgagtttctcatttttttttttctctctctccaaaagTTTGGAAGGAATCTGTTTACTCCCTGGGGGGACAATTCCAAATCTAATCTACCTGCCTCCTACAGGCTGAAATCCAGAAGGCATCCCtgattgtccccctccctccccacaatGTGGTGGTGATGGTCATGTCTGTAATGGGGTGTCacattcaggtgcatggtttgtTCCTTGAGGCTAATCTTTGTCTCCTCTTCCAGCTGTGTGACTTCCTGGAGAGGCACTACTTGGATGAGCAAGTGAAGATGATCAAGAAGCTGGGAGatcacatcaccaacctgaagagactgggagcccctgagactggcctgggagagtacctgtttgacaggctcACCCTGAGCTGAGTGGGATTCAAGGACTCCATCTGTTGGACATGGTGACTTCATTCTCGTGGATGACTTTGGTTGTGCTCTGTACAAAATTAAAATAGTGTTCACCATGGAACTGAGTACTGTGTGTAACTACTTCGTTTCATTGGGTTCTTGGGGTTTTGATGTTTAACAGCTGATTATTAAATCCTTTTCTCTCAACCTTGTTTCGATGCTTGTCCCAATAATTTGTTCTGTTTTATTCGGCTGTGTAGAGGGATTTTTGGACTAAGTGAGCAATTCTCATCATTGGAAATTCCACAACAGCTTAAACTTTTTATTGTAAGGAATACTCCCTAACTGCCTGTGCTCACTGGAACCAGTTTACAGCAACTGCCTCTTGTCAATAGTTTAAAATCTAAATGTTTGACACAACTGGTATACTGAGCACTTCTTTCAACTtttaaaactgaagcaaaaaaactAGCTGCTGCAAATTAGGAAGAAGACCTGCTGGGAAAGTTTgggtttggcagtatctgtggcaTGAAATCGGTTGATAACAGTTGCtagacctgaaatattaattaGTTCTTGCAATAGATACTGTTTAGAcctgttttccagcaatttggttTGA encodes:
- the LOC140489016 gene encoding ferritin heavy chain, oocyte isoform-like; the encoded protein is MPSQVCQNYHKDCEDAVNKQINLELYSSYVYLSMSSYFDRDDVALRHFAEFFKEQSHEEREHAEKLMAFQNKRGGRVLLQDVKKPEQDEWGNGLAAMQRALQMEKDVNQSLLDLHKLSSGHTDPHLCDFLERHYLDEQVKMIKKLGDHITNLKRLGAPENGLGEYLFDRLTLS